The Deltaproteobacteria bacterium genomic interval GGTGGCCGTGACCGGCTGCCTGAAGCGCTGCGATCAGGGCCCGGTCCTGGTGGTCATGCCTCAGAACTGGTGGTTCGGCGGCGTGGATTCCGAGGAGACCCTGGACGCCATCCTGGACGGCCTGGAGAACGGAGAGCCCGGGCCGGGACGGCTGGCCGGTTGAGCCCATGGCCGAGAGAGGGG includes:
- a CDS encoding (2Fe-2S) ferredoxin domain-containing protein encodes the protein MAIPKHLILLCQSFRQGGGPKGVCHKQTDGFPQYLEEEIIARGLDCQVAVTGCLKRCDQGPVLVVMPQNWWFGGVDSEETLDAILDGLENGEPGPGRLAG